From Halorussus lipolyticus:
CGGTTCTGCCATGCCACAGGATTGGGCTTTCGAGCGTTTAAAGGCCGCGAATCCGAGAGTGGTGAGTCGTTAGGTGGTCGTTGTCGAGTAGGCCTCATTATAGAAATAATTAGTTGTCTTAGAACACTACATGAGTTTCTCTAACATTTATCCATATTTGTTATCGGGATAGTCACGAACTGTCCTTACGAATCGTCCTCCTCCGGGGCGTGTAATCGCCCTCCTCCGGCGCGTGTGGGTGCGCGCAGAACTGCGCGCACCCTCGCGCGAGGGACGAGCGAACGACCGAACGAAGTGAGGAAGTGAGCGAGGAGGTTGGGGAGGTGTGAGGCCCGCGGTAGCGGTGTCGTGACTCGCTTCGCTCGTCAGGGTTCGCCAGAGCGTGTCTTTGTCGGTGGGGCAGACGCCTCCGTTCGAGTCTGAAGCTAGCTCCTCGTCGTTCCTCACGTTCGTCGTGCTGACTCGGGAGTAACCGATGAATCGAGACCGTCTCCGACCGATTCCGATGCAAAGGTTCACGTATCGGCGGGCGGCCAAGTAGCGTCACCGAAGATGGCGAAGCAAATCTGTATCTCCCGCGAAGCCTACGAACGATTGAAAACGCTCCGCCGGGACGGAGAGACCTTCACGGAGACCCTCCTCAGAGTAACCGACTAGGGCCAGTCGTCGCGCTGGTCCTCCTCGCCCGCCCCGGCCTCGTCGTCAGCGTCGTCGGCGAGTTGCCAGTCTGCGGCCTCGGCGGCCTCCTCGACGTCGAGGTACTCCCACTCGTTGGCTTCGGCGAGTTCGCGGTCCTCGTCGGTCGTGCCGACGAAGACGTGGCGGTCGGTGTCGAACTGCTCGCGGACGCTTTCGAGGCTCTCGCCTTTCCCCTTGGGGCCGGAGAAGAAGTCCTGTCGGATGCGGTTCTTCCGGGTGAAGTTCGTCACGACGTAGGTGGGCTTGTCCGAGACCACGCCGACGTACTGGCTCCACCGGCGGGCGTCGTCGAAGACTGCCTCGGGTGTCGCGGTCTCCTCCAGCGCCGAGAGTTCGAAGGCGAGAGTCATCTCGCCGCTTCCGTTCATATCTCCTTCTCGGCCCCTTTCGGCAAAAACGCCTTCGGTCCCGACTCCCGTCGCTCGGCGGCCAGCGTGCTGGCGCGCGTGAGACGACGGTCGGCGGAGTCGGCGGGGAACTCAGGCGAGTTCGACGCGGAGATACTCGGAGAACACGACCACTGGTTCGTCGGCGAATACCGATGCGATTTCCGGCGTGACTGCAATCGTCGCTCGCTCGTCGTACTCGGCCAGCAGTTGCTGGGCGCGGTCCGGTAACTCGTCGAAGTGCCGGACCGGGGTGCCGGCCGGCACTGTCGTCGTCCGACGGACGCGAAGGGTTCGCCCGTCCCTCTCGGTTCGTGGGGTCGTGTTCGAGGACATTATGCTACACGGTACCAAATGCCGTGGAGTATCTTAAAGCTTCTGCCGCCAGTAACCAACAGGTCGGGCGGATAGATATTCCTCTCGGGGAGAAATTGGAAAAGCAGACGGCGAGTCGAGCGTCGAGACGCCTCAGAAGCGGTAGCCTTCGTCCTCGTCGCCCAGCGAGCGCTCGGTGGTCTCCATCATCTCGTCGGCGAATTCCATCTCGTCGCGGGTGTCGGACTCCATCGTGGTCTGGTACTCCTTGATGCCGAGCGAGAGGATTTCTTCGAGGGCCTCTTGGCGGTCCACGAACTCCTCTTGGGTGACCAATTGGTCGATCTGCATGTCCACGTCGTCGGACAGCGAGATTTCGAGTTGGGGCATAGACTGCGCTAACGGTTCCAACTACAACAACGTTGGGTTGGGCCGCGGTTTTGCTCCGACGGGAGACGCGACAGCGCGAAACCACCCCGCCAGCGGCAAGCAGGACTTTGAGCGTTCGGCCCGTCGAGTCGTCCATGGCAAGCGTCCGCCACCATCTCGACGCAATCGCCGAGACTGCCGACGAAGCACTCAGCGAACGCTCGGGGTCGGCAGTCGAGGACCACGAGTACCGCGAGGCGCTCGAATCGATACGAAAGCTCGGAGGCGAATCGGCCGTGGACCGCCTCGCCGACGACATCGAGCGGTCGATTCGACAGACCGAAACGCTACCCCAAGCACAGTCGGTGCGGTCGCTCGGCAGAGACATCTGCGACGAAGAAGGGTACGAAATTCCGGCCGATTCGTGGTTCGCGCGGTGAGTCGGGCCGAGCGCTGAATCGGGCTTCGCGGACTACTGTTCCTGCGGAATCGCCAGTTCTTCGGGGTCGAAGTCCTTCTCCAGCAGGGTCTCTTTCTGGTCCGCGACTTCGGCCTCTTGGCGGATGAGGTCCTTGTACTTGCCCTGCGGGGCGATGTCGCCGATGAGGACGCCGCCGATGAGTTTGCCGTCCTTGAACGCGAGACGCCGCCACTCGGTGTCGCTGTACTTGCGCTCGCACTCGTCGTCACCCAGCGTCGGGAAGCCGAAGCTGAGGAAGGGGAAATCGAAGTGGGTGATGGAGTACGACGAGACCCAGCGGAAGGATTCGTCCTCGTCGTCGGCGACCATGTTCTTCGCCGCGATTTGGCCCTGCTCTTTCGCACTGCCCCACGAACCGTTCTGGGCGTACTCGTCGAGGATGGTGTCGTAGTACCGGGTGATGTCACCGGCCGCGTAGATGTCCTCGACGCTGGTCTGCATGTACTCGTCCACGACGATGCCGCTGTCCTCCTCGACGCCGGTACCCTGCAGGTACTCGGTGTTGAAGTTCAGGCCGATGGCGACGCCCACGAAGTCGCTGTCGTACTCCTCGCCGTTGGCGTCGATGGTGGAGACGACCCGACCGTCGTCGTCGGTCTCGAACTTCTCGACGCCGCTTTCGAGGACCGGCTCGACGCCCTTCTCCTCGAGAGCGTCGTGGATGATTTCGGCACCGTCGAGGCTCAGGCCGTAGCGCCACCAGCGGTTGCCACGCATGATGTACTTGGCGTCAACCTCTTGGGCGGCGCAGACCGCCGCGAGGTCGATGCCCAACAGGCCCGCGCCGACGACGACGCCTTGGTCGGCTTGGTCGGCGTTCTCCTGAATCTTCCGCGCGTCTTGGAAGGTCCAGAAGTGGTGGATGCCCTCGGCGTCGCTGTTGTCCACCGGAAGCTGAGTGGGGGTGCCGCCGGTCGCCACGAGGAGTTTATCGTACTCGAAGGTCCCGCTGTCGTGGGTGTGGACCTCGTGGGCGTCGGGGTCAACCTCGGTGACGAACGTGTTGAGTTCGAGGTCGATGTCCCGCTCGTCGTACCACTCCGGTTCGTGGATGGAGATGGGCGCTTCGGGGAGCTTTCCTTTTGCGAATTCCTTGATGAGAATCCGGTTGTACAGGGCCTCACCTTCGTCGGTGATGACCGATACGTCGGCGTCCGGGTCCTCCTCGCGGATGGTCTCCGCGGCGGAGCTTCCCGCAATCCCGTCACCGATAATCACGTACGACTCGCTCATAACCGAATCTTCATCTTCGGGGTTAAAGTCGGTTGCTATCTCCGAATCATGCCAGAGATTCACGAACAGACGAACTTTTGGGCGTCGCGTCCCAACCCCCGACCGATGAAGATAAACCAGAACGTCCGCCACTTCGCCTCCCGAAAGGCGCTGGAACTGCCGGTGGTCTCGGACCTCGTGAAGGACAAACTCGTGGACCTCCACACCCGCATCTTCCTCGAAAAGGCCGACGAGGACCAGCGCGAGGAGCGCAGAGAGCGCCTCGACGCCTTCTTCGACGCGACGATGGACACCTACCTCACTGCGCTACAGGAGGGCGCGCCCGAGGCCGAGGCCCGCGAAATCACCCACATTCAGGCCAACTTCGACTTCTACAACCACGGCTGGACCGAGATGATGGAGTTCCCGAGCGACGAACTCGACCAGCACTACGACCGCTACGCCGAGTTCTTCGACCGCCACGGCATCGCCATCGAGGACCCCCTCGGCGAG
This genomic window contains:
- a CDS encoding DUF7124 domain-containing protein, which encodes MNGSGEMTLAFELSALEETATPEAVFDDARRWSQYVGVVSDKPTYVVTNFTRKNRIRQDFFSGPKGKGESLESVREQFDTDRHVFVGTTDEDRELAEANEWEYLDVEEAAEAADWQLADDADDEAGAGEEDQRDDWP
- a CDS encoding DUF7120 family protein, whose protein sequence is MPQLEISLSDDVDMQIDQLVTQEEFVDRQEALEEILSLGIKEYQTTMESDTRDEMEFADEMMETTERSLGDEDEGYRF
- a CDS encoding NAD(P)/FAD-dependent oxidoreductase, whose translation is MSESYVIIGDGIAGSSAAETIREEDPDADVSVITDEGEALYNRILIKEFAKGKLPEAPISIHEPEWYDERDIDLELNTFVTEVDPDAHEVHTHDSGTFEYDKLLVATGGTPTQLPVDNSDAEGIHHFWTFQDARKIQENADQADQGVVVGAGLLGIDLAAVCAAQEVDAKYIMRGNRWWRYGLSLDGAEIIHDALEEKGVEPVLESGVEKFETDDDGRVVSTIDANGEEYDSDFVGVAIGLNFNTEYLQGTGVEEDSGIVVDEYMQTSVEDIYAAGDITRYYDTILDEYAQNGSWGSAKEQGQIAAKNMVADDEDESFRWVSSYSITHFDFPFLSFGFPTLGDDECERKYSDTEWRRLAFKDGKLIGGVLIGDIAPQGKYKDLIRQEAEVADQKETLLEKDFDPEELAIPQEQ
- a CDS encoding DUF6149 family protein, which produces MKINQNVRHFASRKALELPVVSDLVKDKLVDLHTRIFLEKADEDQREERRERLDAFFDATMDTYLTALQEGAPEAEAREITHIQANFDFYNHGWTEMMEFPSDELDQHYDRYAEFFDRHGIAIEDPLGEFMPAGGIPDAPSTPEKLEEPEHPYAEGGFADDVYVQGPDGEIQVGGQDEPAEVDVTDAPGVDEDAEA